In the genome of Oxyura jamaicensis isolate SHBP4307 breed ruddy duck chromosome 13, BPBGC_Ojam_1.0, whole genome shotgun sequence, one region contains:
- the LOC118173855 gene encoding hepatitis A virus cellular receptor 2-like isoform X2: MKKTGFLECRCTKGEHEYPSSSATMSLHFFLSWILLTLLTGPAVSGSLVTGEVGQNITVPCFYTVRVKSSITSMCWGRGPCPASKCDQPIIWTDGWKVTDQYHSRYVLRGNLHRGDVSLTIINAEEADSGAYCCRVEIPGLFNDKLTNLQVVIRKAPGSASEASFTVETWPSVSASETPETAPGPHSSTSDYSEVTSSLQNASIPVHSQQHSEGVVYISAGVCVVFLVILVLGLLLSRRYLHNMKKMNNFASSVAFWKPKPAENRSALEVEIHAEENIYTIH, translated from the exons ATGAAAAAGACAGGCTTTCTTGAATGTAGGTGCACAAAGGGTGAACACGAGTATCCCTCATCGTCAGCCACAATgtctcttcatttcttcctgagCTGGATTCTTCTGACCTTGCTTACAG GCCCCGCAGTGTCAGGATCACTCGTGACAGGAGAGGTTGGACAGAACATCACCGTGCCCTGCTTTTACACAGTTAGGGTGAAAAGCAGCATCACATCGATGTGCTGGGGTCGTGGCCCCTGCCCGGCTTCCAAATGCGACCAGCCTATTATCTGGACAGATGGCTGGAAAGTGACAGATCAGTACCACAGCAGGTACGTGCTGAGGGGGAACCTGCACAGGGGCGACGTGTCCCTCACGATCATAAATGCCGAGGAAGCAGACAGCGGGGCCTACTGCTGCCGCGTGGAGATCCCGGGGTTGTTCAACGATAAGCTAACAAATCTTCAGGTTGTGATCAGGAAAG CTCCTGGGAGTGCCAGTGAAGCATCCTTTACTGTGGAAACATGGCCATCAGTTTCTGCTTCAGAAACTCCTGAGACT GCCCCTGGTCCCCACTCGAGCACATCAGACTACTCAGAAGTAACCTCAAGCCTGCAG AATGCATCCATACCAGTTCATAGTCAGCAGCATTCAGAAGGGGTAGTTTATATCAGCGCTGGAGTGTGTGTGGTATTTCTAGTCATCCTTGTATTGGGTCTGTTGCTCAGTAGAC GATATTTACACAATATGAAGAAGATGAATAACTTTGCAAG CTCTGTTGCATTTTGGAAACCAAAACCTGCAGAGAACCGAAGTGCCCTGGAAGTTGAGATCcatgcagaggaaaacatttatacAATACACTAA
- the LOC118173855 gene encoding hepatitis A virus cellular receptor 1 homolog isoform X1, with translation MKKTGFLECRCTKGEHEYPSSSATMSLHFFLSWILLTLLTGPAVSGSLVTGEVGQNITVPCFYTVRVKSSITSMCWGRGPCPASKCDQPIIWTDGWKVTDQYHSRYVLRGNLHRGDVSLTIINAEEADSGAYCCRVEIPGLFNDKLTNLQVVIRKARISTASPHTYTSTQTSAPGSASEASFTVETWPSVSASETPETAPGPHSSTSDYSEVTSSLQNASIPVHSQQHSEGVVYISAGVCVVFLVILVLGLLLSRRYLHNMKKMNNFASSVAFWKPKPAENRSALEVEIHAEENIYTIH, from the exons ATGAAAAAGACAGGCTTTCTTGAATGTAGGTGCACAAAGGGTGAACACGAGTATCCCTCATCGTCAGCCACAATgtctcttcatttcttcctgagCTGGATTCTTCTGACCTTGCTTACAG GCCCCGCAGTGTCAGGATCACTCGTGACAGGAGAGGTTGGACAGAACATCACCGTGCCCTGCTTTTACACAGTTAGGGTGAAAAGCAGCATCACATCGATGTGCTGGGGTCGTGGCCCCTGCCCGGCTTCCAAATGCGACCAGCCTATTATCTGGACAGATGGCTGGAAAGTGACAGATCAGTACCACAGCAGGTACGTGCTGAGGGGGAACCTGCACAGGGGCGACGTGTCCCTCACGATCATAAATGCCGAGGAAGCAGACAGCGGGGCCTACTGCTGCCGCGTGGAGATCCCGGGGTTGTTCAACGATAAGCTAACAAATCTTCAGGTTGTGATCAGGAAAG CTAGGATCTCTACTGCAAGCCCTCACACTTACACCTCTACACAGACCtcag CTCCTGGGAGTGCCAGTGAAGCATCCTTTACTGTGGAAACATGGCCATCAGTTTCTGCTTCAGAAACTCCTGAGACT GCCCCTGGTCCCCACTCGAGCACATCAGACTACTCAGAAGTAACCTCAAGCCTGCAG AATGCATCCATACCAGTTCATAGTCAGCAGCATTCAGAAGGGGTAGTTTATATCAGCGCTGGAGTGTGTGTGGTATTTCTAGTCATCCTTGTATTGGGTCTGTTGCTCAGTAGAC GATATTTACACAATATGAAGAAGATGAATAACTTTGCAAG CTCTGTTGCATTTTGGAAACCAAAACCTGCAGAGAACCGAAGTGCCCTGGAAGTTGAGATCcatgcagaggaaaacatttatacAATACACTAA
- the LOC118173855 gene encoding hepatitis A virus cellular receptor 1 homolog isoform X3 yields MKKTGFLECRCTKGEHEYPSSSATMSLHFFLSWILLTLLTGPAVSGSLVTGEVGQNITVPCFYTVRVKSSITSMCWGRGPCPASKCDQPIIWTDGWKVTDQYHSRYVLRGNLHRGDVSLTIINAEEADSGAYCCRVEIPGLFNDKLTNLQVVIRKARISTASPHTYTSTQTSAPGSASEASFTVETWPSVSASETPETNASIPVHSQQHSEGVVYISAGVCVVFLVILVLGLLLSRRYLHNMKKMNNFASSVAFWKPKPAENRSALEVEIHAEENIYTIH; encoded by the exons ATGAAAAAGACAGGCTTTCTTGAATGTAGGTGCACAAAGGGTGAACACGAGTATCCCTCATCGTCAGCCACAATgtctcttcatttcttcctgagCTGGATTCTTCTGACCTTGCTTACAG GCCCCGCAGTGTCAGGATCACTCGTGACAGGAGAGGTTGGACAGAACATCACCGTGCCCTGCTTTTACACAGTTAGGGTGAAAAGCAGCATCACATCGATGTGCTGGGGTCGTGGCCCCTGCCCGGCTTCCAAATGCGACCAGCCTATTATCTGGACAGATGGCTGGAAAGTGACAGATCAGTACCACAGCAGGTACGTGCTGAGGGGGAACCTGCACAGGGGCGACGTGTCCCTCACGATCATAAATGCCGAGGAAGCAGACAGCGGGGCCTACTGCTGCCGCGTGGAGATCCCGGGGTTGTTCAACGATAAGCTAACAAATCTTCAGGTTGTGATCAGGAAAG CTAGGATCTCTACTGCAAGCCCTCACACTTACACCTCTACACAGACCtcag CTCCTGGGAGTGCCAGTGAAGCATCCTTTACTGTGGAAACATGGCCATCAGTTTCTGCTTCAGAAACTCCTGAGACT AATGCATCCATACCAGTTCATAGTCAGCAGCATTCAGAAGGGGTAGTTTATATCAGCGCTGGAGTGTGTGTGGTATTTCTAGTCATCCTTGTATTGGGTCTGTTGCTCAGTAGAC GATATTTACACAATATGAAGAAGATGAATAACTTTGCAAG CTCTGTTGCATTTTGGAAACCAAAACCTGCAGAGAACCGAAGTGCCCTGGAAGTTGAGATCcatgcagaggaaaacatttatacAATACACTAA
- the LOC118173855 gene encoding hepatitis A virus cellular receptor 2-like isoform X4 → MKKTGFLECRCTKGEHEYPSSSATMSLHFFLSWILLTLLTGPAVSGSLVTGEVGQNITVPCFYTVRVKSSITSMCWGRGPCPASKCDQPIIWTDGWKVTDQYHSRYVLRGNLHRGDVSLTIINAEEADSGAYCCRVEIPGLFNDKLTNLQVVIRKAPGSASEASFTVETWPSVSASETPETNASIPVHSQQHSEGVVYISAGVCVVFLVILVLGLLLSRRYLHNMKKMNNFASSVAFWKPKPAENRSALEVEIHAEENIYTIH, encoded by the exons ATGAAAAAGACAGGCTTTCTTGAATGTAGGTGCACAAAGGGTGAACACGAGTATCCCTCATCGTCAGCCACAATgtctcttcatttcttcctgagCTGGATTCTTCTGACCTTGCTTACAG GCCCCGCAGTGTCAGGATCACTCGTGACAGGAGAGGTTGGACAGAACATCACCGTGCCCTGCTTTTACACAGTTAGGGTGAAAAGCAGCATCACATCGATGTGCTGGGGTCGTGGCCCCTGCCCGGCTTCCAAATGCGACCAGCCTATTATCTGGACAGATGGCTGGAAAGTGACAGATCAGTACCACAGCAGGTACGTGCTGAGGGGGAACCTGCACAGGGGCGACGTGTCCCTCACGATCATAAATGCCGAGGAAGCAGACAGCGGGGCCTACTGCTGCCGCGTGGAGATCCCGGGGTTGTTCAACGATAAGCTAACAAATCTTCAGGTTGTGATCAGGAAAG CTCCTGGGAGTGCCAGTGAAGCATCCTTTACTGTGGAAACATGGCCATCAGTTTCTGCTTCAGAAACTCCTGAGACT AATGCATCCATACCAGTTCATAGTCAGCAGCATTCAGAAGGGGTAGTTTATATCAGCGCTGGAGTGTGTGTGGTATTTCTAGTCATCCTTGTATTGGGTCTGTTGCTCAGTAGAC GATATTTACACAATATGAAGAAGATGAATAACTTTGCAAG CTCTGTTGCATTTTGGAAACCAAAACCTGCAGAGAACCGAAGTGCCCTGGAAGTTGAGATCcatgcagaggaaaacatttatacAATACACTAA
- the LOC118173854 gene encoding T-cell immunoglobulin and mucin domain-containing protein 4-like, protein MFRFMLFRWIMIQIFIVHTTSETVVRGVIGQPVRLPCFYQVAREKDISDMCWGRGPCPNSKCNNKILHTTGNRVTFRKSQRYNLQGYISYGDVSLMIREVRGEDAGTYCCRIEIPGWFNDIKQNIKLVVARAHSVKTTTMRKTPTSPKRVRKTTLAPQATSGFQETTEAAVLLTTDVALAATATTEPSAVEMLETSVPTVFDVTPSETFPEAMVTNSALPDFSTGFQADDVRTEDVFCSTEPIPLPEVTTEFPSTHLTADKTERANASLVMEDVPTVAITLPVPTALQTQETALGPSETSTSSDSNPQKVDVKLPLSISVILSVSLLAVSILLISMLTSLFWKRKHTRKLILKSLRPAEDLEKVFSGAEGENNMFVL, encoded by the exons ATGTTCCGTTTCATGTTGTTTCGCTGGATTATGATACAAATCTTTATAG TGCACACCACATCTGAAACTGTTGTTAGAGGAGTAATAGGACAACCTGTCAGATTGCCTTGCTTCTACCAGGTGGCACGAGAGAAGGACATCTCTGATATGTGCTGGGGCAGAGGCCCATGCCCAAATTCAAAGTGCAACAACAAAATTTTGCACACCACTGGGAATCGGGTGACGTTCAGAAAATCTCAGCGGTACAATCTCCAGGGCTATATTTCCTATGGAGATGTGTCTCTCATGATACGGGAAGTGAGGGGAGAAGATGCAGGTACATACTGCTGCCGCATAGAAATCCCAGGTTGGTTCAACGACATCAAACAGAACATAAAACTGGTGGTGGCCAGAG CACACTCAGTGAAGACAACAACAATGAGAAAGACTCCTACTTCTCCCAAACGTGTCAGAAAAACAACTCTTGCTCCTCAAGCAACCTCTGGTTTTCAGGAAACAACAGAGGCTGCTGTCCTCCTGACAACAGATGTTGCCCTAGCAGCAACTGCAACCACCGAGCCTTCAGCAGTAGAAATGCTGGAGACAAGTGTTCCCACAGTGTTTGATGTGACACCAAGTGAGACTTTTCCAGAAGCAATGGTTACAAACAGTGCTCTCCCAGACTTTTCAACTGGTTTCCAAGCAGATGATGTGAGGACTGAAGATGTGTTCTGTTCAACAGAGCCCATCCCTCTTCCTGAAG tgactACTGAATTCCCAAGTACACATCTGActgcagacaaaacagaaagggCCAACGCTTCTCTTGTGATGGAAGATGTGCCAACTGTAG CAATAACCCTGCCAGTGCCAACCGCACTCCAGACACAGGAGACAGCCCTTGGTCCTTCAG agactTCCACAAGTTCAGACAGCAATCCTCAGAAAGTTGATGTAAAACTTCCA ttATCCATCTCTGTCATTCTCAGCGTATCTCTCTTAGCGGTGTCCATTCTTTTGATATCGATGCTGACATCATTGTTTTGGAAAC GTAAACACACAAGGAAGCTTATATTGAAAAG CCTTAGACCAGCTGAAGATCTTGAGAAAGTTTTCAgtggtgctgaaggagaaaacaacatGTTTGTCCTGTGA